A genomic region of Eucalyptus grandis isolate ANBG69807.140 chromosome 5, ASM1654582v1, whole genome shotgun sequence contains the following coding sequences:
- the LOC104444878 gene encoding LOW QUALITY PROTEIN: cell division cycle protein 123 homolog (The sequence of the model RefSeq protein was modified relative to this genomic sequence to represent the inferred CDS: deleted 1 base in 1 codon), protein MRQEEVDRCQIQEWYPRFKSASIKTHVHQLPETFVQYLLGDSGPFVLPISITGDDALPSRVRNPVDKDDLAVSEGSGDESEEFPPPSFPELELEIKESIESLGGAVFPKLNWSSPKDAAWISSSGNLRCTSLSEIALLLRASDSTTHDLCHAYDSSSDKTSSRPQSFFLALRKWQPALRLEMEFRCFVRNKLLVGICQREVTTFYPVLLEKKDHLKILIEDFFENEVCPNFELDNYTFDVYVTKDGRVKVLDFNPWGAFTLPLLFSWDELSEGVDESVDFRIVESRCAVRPGLKTAVPYDYLDTSPGSGWDQFLRNADDELRRQSEESWGAGA, encoded by the exons ATGAGGCAAGAAGAAGTGGATCGATGCCAGATCCAAGAGTGGTACCCTAGATTCAAGTCAGCATCTATCAAAACCCACGTTCATCAGCTTCCGGAGACCTTTGTCCAGTACCTTCTTGGAGACTCGGGGCCATTTGTTCTACCTATTTCCATCACAGGTGATGATGCCCTTCCCAGCAGGGTTCGTAATCCTGTGGACAAAGATGATCTTGCGGTTTCAGAAGGATCTGGAGATGAATCCGAGGAATTCCCACCTCCTTCTTTTCCTGAACTCGAGTTAGAGAtcaaagaatcaattgaatCACTGGGGGGTGCTGTTTTCCCTAAGCTAAACTGGAGCTCACCAAAAGATGCTGCTTGGATTAGTAGCAGC GGAAACCTTCGGTGCACATCTCTCAGTGAGATTGCACTCCTGCTACGTGCATCTGATTCGACAACCCACGATCTCTGTCATGCATATGATTCTTCTAGTGACAAGACCTCGTCGAGGCCCCAGAGCTTTTTCCTTGCTCTACGGAAGTGGCAGCCAGCGCTTCGACTGGAGATGGAATTCCGTTGCTTTGTGAGGAATAAGCTCCTGGTTGGGATCTGCCAACGTGAGGTTACCACATTTTACCCGGTCCTCCTTGAGAAGAAGGACCATCTTAAAATTTTGATCGaggatttctttgaaaatgaagtATGTCCAAACTTTGAATTGGATAATTACACGTTTGATGTTTATGTAACAAAGGATGGGAGGGTTAAGGTACTGGATTTCAACCCTTGGGGGGCGTTTACACTGCCACTCCTCTTTTCATGGGACGAACTGAGTGAAGGGGTTGATGAAAGCGTGGATTTTAGAATTGTAGAGAGTCGGTGTGCGGTTCGACCTGGTTTGAAAACAGCAGTGCCGTACGATTACTTGGATACGAGTCCTGGGAGTGGTTGGGACCAGTTCCTGAGAAATGCTGATGACGAGCTGAGGAGACAAAGTGAGGAGTCTTGGGGAGCGGGTGCTTAG